In one Ictalurus furcatus strain D&B chromosome 10, Billie_1.0, whole genome shotgun sequence genomic region, the following are encoded:
- the mcoln2 gene encoding mucolipin-2, translated as MELLVVPNVDPTSNSMSMSFDQTLEERLRDDLRYYFMSPCQKYRARRQLPWKLTVQILKIAMITTQLILFGLNNQLVVTYKEENLMAFKTLFLKSYSGVEEDDYSVAVYTKQSVFDHLYYIIDQYSQLDQLSVGSVSYAEEDGNLLPLVICKEYYRPGSGKHSEGTYNIDAQTESACLTLDPRSAATCTTRNASFFEIDFCRLVTIEISFRLNGINLQTVLSHELPDCYTFAVLVTFDNRCHSGKVKITLGIDAVSSACKNWKISGTAQKNTHYLLIFDAVVILVCLVSSVLCIRSIFLAIRLLQRFSKFCVWKYNNKVCEDDQREFLNGWYILVIISDVMAIIGSILKMEIQAKSLTNYDVCSIFLGTSTLMVWVGVIRYLGYFQKYNVLILTMQAALPKVLRFCCCAGMIYLGYTFCGWIVLGPYHEKFEGLSRVAECLFSLVNGDDMFPTFAEFPQKNIMVWLFSRVYLYSFISLFIYMVLSLFIALITDAYESIKRYQKNGFPMTELQLFLSVKKEVPEGEDVENGEEGSTHSVSSFTMLCGCKRVSKDDCTVLIS; from the exons ATGGAGCTGCTTGTCGTGCCAAATGTCGATCCTACAAG TAACTCCATGTCCATGAGCTTTGACCAGACATTGGAAGAACGCCTACGAGATGACCTGCGATATTACTTCATGAGTCCCTGTCAGAAATACAGAGCACGGCGACAGCTACCATGGAAGTTGACagtacagattttaaaaatagccATGATTACAACTCAG CTTATTCTCTTCGGGCTTAACAACCAGCTCGTAGTGACCTACAAAGAAGAGAACTTGATGGCCTTCAAGACTTTGTTCCTGAAGAGCTACAGTGGTGTGGAAGAGGATGACTATAGTGTAGCTGTCTATACTAAACAGAGTGTCTTTGACCATCTATACTACATCATAgatcag TACTCTCAGTTAGACCAGCTGTCTGTGGGCTCTGTCAGCTATGCCGAGGAGGATGGAAATCTACTTCCTTTGGTCATCTGTAAAGAGTACTACAGACCGGGTAGCGGGAAGCATTCTGAAGGAACCTACAATATAGATGCCCAAACTGAGTCAG CTTGCTTAACTTTGGATCCCAGATCTGCTGCAACATGCACTACTAGAAATGCCTCTTTTTTTGAGATTGACTTTTGCAG ACTTGTCACTATTGAAATCTCATTCCGGCTTAATGGAATCAACCTACAAACTGTCCTTTCACATGAGTTACCTGATTGTTACACTTTTGCTGTTTTG GTTACATTTGACAATCGGTGCCATAGTGGAAAAGTGAAAATTACCCTTGGTATCGATGCTGTTAGCAGTGCATGCAAAAACTGGAAGATTTCAGGAACTG CTCAGAAGAACACTCACTATCTTCTCATTTTTGATGCTGTTGTTATCCTAGTGTGTCTGGTCTCTTCTGTGCTTTGCATTCGCTCTATATTTCTTGCAATTAGATTACTTCAG AGATTTTCCAAGTTCTGTGTTTGGAAGTACAATAATAAAGTATGTGAGGATGACCAACGAGAGTTTTTAAATGGCTGGTACATCTTGGTAATTATCAGTGATGTTATGGCAATCATAGGGTCAATACTGAAGATGGAAATTCAGGCAAAG AGCCTGACAAACTATGATGTGTGTAGCATCTTTTTAGGAACATCCACACTCATGGTCTGGGTTGGGGTCATCAGATATTTAGGTTACTTCCAGAAGTATAAT GTTCTTATCCTTACTATGCAGGCAGCCCTACCCAAAGTTCTCCGCTTCTGCTGCTGTGCAGGAATGATTTATCTGGGCTACACTTTCTGTGGGTGGATCGTTTTAGGGCCCTACCATGAAAAG TTTGAGGGTCTGAGCCGCGTGGCCGAATGCCTCTTCTCCCTGGTGAACGGGGACGACATGTTCCCGACGTTTGCTGAGTTCCCGCAAAAGAACATCATGGTGTGGCTGTTCAGCAGGGTCTACCTCTACTCTTTCATCTCCCTCTTCATCTACATGGTGCTCAGCCTTTTCATAGCTCTCATCACAGATGCTTACGAGAGCATCAAG CGCTACCAGAAAAACGGGTTTCCCATGACAGAGCTGCAGCTGTTCCTGAGTGTGAAGAAAGAGGTCCCAGAGGGGGAGGATGTAGAAAATGGAGAGGAAGGCAGCACCCATAGTGTCTCCTCCTTCACTATGCTGTGTGGCTGCAAAAG AGTTTCCAAAGACGATTGCACCGTTCTCATCAGCTGA
- the clcc1 gene encoding chloride channel CLIC-like protein 1 isoform X2 produces the protein MKMKVSGGLFLKVCGGLLVISSVLLFVQSEDEEWIDPYDMLNYDPASKSMRKPAESSSYSNVPTKRREYSQESCQVAQCPEVKECTDKVNMLQREIEEIRRRETFSSQQPTCNPVFKRFLAKLLKEIDKLGLPTAVTAEKHYDAEVKLSKKRVIEIQKLVSDESSWRTGALDDALSQILINFKHHDPETWKWRFEDTFGVEPDTVIKVSVIVLIIVVIICTEMWSLMSWFVQFKRMLAICFFISLVWNWFYLYKIAFAEHQANMVKMENVNGKCTGVKKFDWMDNIKEWYRTTLTLQEDPCKKYYEALIVNPILLVSPMKAITMTIATFFTDPLKHIGQGISEFLRALLKDLPFTLQIPVLLLIGLSVVVFIYSSSQAAVHHAFLRPLRGGRRDPPPNIAQQQAAPPIREQEEHGEEERYLLAGGDANRAAQPRHHIRQEGNEANRMGNRNSEEENRPEIRQRGPNRPTIQQQRVYVETLRNADRFYSGDEMDTQQEAVAEDLAQHVEEETLTLSNSPKEEHESSASNTEMKHTQPASKEHSAKSDTKDNKTSGNTERNAVGDSASIGKAASKKEDRVENIGTPVQETPVRDSASFRVDTARKEG, from the exons ATGAAAATGAAGGTGTCAGGAGGGTTGTTCTTGAAGGTCTGTGGTGGTCTCCTCGTTATAAgtagtgttttgttgtttgttcagtCAGAAGATGAAGAATGGATTGATCCGTATGACATGCTCAACTATGATCCCGCTTCAAAAAGCATGCGGAAACCTGCCGAG TCCTCCAGCTACAGTAATGTACCGACTAAAAGAAGGGAATACAGTCAGGAGTCATGTCAAGTGGCTCAGTGTCCAGAAGTGAAGGAATGCACTGATAAAGTCAACATGCTGCAAAGAGAA ATTGAAGAGATAAGAAGGAGGGAGACGTTTTCCTCGCAACAGCCAACATGTAATCCTGTGTTCAAGCGCTTCCTCGCGAAGCTTTTAAAGGAAATTGACAAACTTGGCTTG CCCACTGCTGTAACTGCTGAAAAGCACTATGATGCTGAGGTGAAACTTTCCAAGAAAAGGGTGATCGAAATCCAGAAGCTTGTGAGTGATGAGAGCAGCTGGAGGACCGGGGCTCTGGATGATGCTCTTAGTCAAATActtattaactttaaacacCATGACCCCGAGACCTGGAAATGGCGCTTTGAAGACACGTTTGGTGTGGAGCCTGACACTGTTATCAAG GTCTCTGTCATTGTCTTGATCATTGTGGTCATAATCTGCACTGAGATGTGGTCTCTGATGTCCTGGTTTGTCCAATTTAAGAGAATGCTTGCCATATGTTTCTTTATCAGTCTAGTGTGGAACTGGTTCTATCTCTACAag ATTGCCTTTGCTGAACACCAGGCCAACATGGTAAAGATGGAGAACGTTAATGGTAAATGCACCGGAGTGAAGAAATTTGACTGGATGGATAATATCAAAG AGTGGTATCGGACCACGTTGACTCTTCAGGAGGATCCTTGTAAGAAATACTACGAGGCCCTGATTGTGAATCCGATCCTGCTAGTGTCTCCAATGAAG GCCATCACTATGACCATCGCCACCTTTTTTACAGACCCTCTGAAGCACATAGGACAAGGCATTAGCGAGTTTCTCAGGGCCTTACTGAAAGACCTGCCCTTTACGCTCCAGATACCCGTGCTTCTTTTAATCGGACTATCTGTCGTG GTATTTATCTACAGCAGTAGCCAAGCAGCTgtacatcatgcttttcttaGGCCTCTGCGAGGTGGGCGTCGGGATCCTCCACCCAACATTGCACAGCAGCAGGCTGCTCCTCCCATACGGGAGCAGGAGGAAcatggagaagaagaaaggtATCTGTTAGCAGGAGGTGATGCTAATCGTGCTGCACAGCCCAGACACCATATAAGACAAGAGGGCAACGAAGCCAACCGCATGGGTAACCGGAATTCCGAAGAGGAAAACAGGCCCGAAATTCGCCAGAGGGGACCCAACAGACCGACAATACAGCAGCAGAGGGTGTATGTGGAAACCCTACGGAATGCAGACCGCTTTTACAGTGGGGATGAGATGGACACCCAGCAGGAAGCAGTAGCCGAGGATCTGGCTCAGCACGTGGAGGAAGAAACTCTGACTCTCAGTAATAGCCCAAAGGAGGAACATGAGTCATCTGCATCCAACACAGAAATGAAGCACACTCAACCAGCATCTAAGGAGCACAGTGCTAAAAGTGACACTAAAGATAACAAAACGTCAGGAAATACTGAAAGGAATGCG GTAGGTGATTCAGCAAGCATAGGTAAAGCTGCATCCAAGAAAGAAGACCGTGTTGAAAATATTGGCACTCCAGTTCAGGAAACTCCA GTACGAGATTCAGCAAGCTTCAGAGTAGATACAGCCAGGAAAGAAGGATGA
- the clcc1 gene encoding chloride channel CLIC-like protein 1 isoform X1: protein MKMKVSGGLFLKVCGGLLVISSVLLFVQSEDEEWIDPYDMLNYDPASKSMRKPAESSSYSNVPTKRREYSQESCQVAQCPEVKECTDKVNMLQREIEEIRRRETFSSQQPTCNPVFKRFLAKLLKEIDKLGLPTAVTAEKHYDAEVKLSKKRVIEIQKLVSDESSWRTGALDDALSQILINFKHHDPETWKWRFEDTFGVEPDTVIKVSVIVLIIVVIICTEMWSLMSWFVQFKRMLAICFFISLVWNWFYLYKIAFAEHQANMVKMENVNGKCTGVKKFDWMDNIKEWYRTTLTLQEDPCKKYYEALIVNPILLVSPMKAITMTIATFFTDPLKHIGQGISEFLRALLKDLPFTLQIPVLLLIGLSVVVFIYSSSQAAVHHAFLRPLRGGRRDPPPNIAQQQAAPPIREQEEHGEEERYLLAGGDANRAAQPRHHIRQEGNEANRMGNRNSEEENRPEIRQRGPNRPTIQQQRVYVETLRNADRFYSGDEMDTQQEAVAEDLAQHVEEETLTLSNSPKEEHESSASNTEMKHTQPASKEHSAKSDTKDNKTSGNTERNAVGDSASIGKAASKKEDRVENIGTPVQETPVYIYSTSHSVLQSTQYCTALCS, encoded by the exons ATGAAAATGAAGGTGTCAGGAGGGTTGTTCTTGAAGGTCTGTGGTGGTCTCCTCGTTATAAgtagtgttttgttgtttgttcagtCAGAAGATGAAGAATGGATTGATCCGTATGACATGCTCAACTATGATCCCGCTTCAAAAAGCATGCGGAAACCTGCCGAG TCCTCCAGCTACAGTAATGTACCGACTAAAAGAAGGGAATACAGTCAGGAGTCATGTCAAGTGGCTCAGTGTCCAGAAGTGAAGGAATGCACTGATAAAGTCAACATGCTGCAAAGAGAA ATTGAAGAGATAAGAAGGAGGGAGACGTTTTCCTCGCAACAGCCAACATGTAATCCTGTGTTCAAGCGCTTCCTCGCGAAGCTTTTAAAGGAAATTGACAAACTTGGCTTG CCCACTGCTGTAACTGCTGAAAAGCACTATGATGCTGAGGTGAAACTTTCCAAGAAAAGGGTGATCGAAATCCAGAAGCTTGTGAGTGATGAGAGCAGCTGGAGGACCGGGGCTCTGGATGATGCTCTTAGTCAAATActtattaactttaaacacCATGACCCCGAGACCTGGAAATGGCGCTTTGAAGACACGTTTGGTGTGGAGCCTGACACTGTTATCAAG GTCTCTGTCATTGTCTTGATCATTGTGGTCATAATCTGCACTGAGATGTGGTCTCTGATGTCCTGGTTTGTCCAATTTAAGAGAATGCTTGCCATATGTTTCTTTATCAGTCTAGTGTGGAACTGGTTCTATCTCTACAag ATTGCCTTTGCTGAACACCAGGCCAACATGGTAAAGATGGAGAACGTTAATGGTAAATGCACCGGAGTGAAGAAATTTGACTGGATGGATAATATCAAAG AGTGGTATCGGACCACGTTGACTCTTCAGGAGGATCCTTGTAAGAAATACTACGAGGCCCTGATTGTGAATCCGATCCTGCTAGTGTCTCCAATGAAG GCCATCACTATGACCATCGCCACCTTTTTTACAGACCCTCTGAAGCACATAGGACAAGGCATTAGCGAGTTTCTCAGGGCCTTACTGAAAGACCTGCCCTTTACGCTCCAGATACCCGTGCTTCTTTTAATCGGACTATCTGTCGTG GTATTTATCTACAGCAGTAGCCAAGCAGCTgtacatcatgcttttcttaGGCCTCTGCGAGGTGGGCGTCGGGATCCTCCACCCAACATTGCACAGCAGCAGGCTGCTCCTCCCATACGGGAGCAGGAGGAAcatggagaagaagaaaggtATCTGTTAGCAGGAGGTGATGCTAATCGTGCTGCACAGCCCAGACACCATATAAGACAAGAGGGCAACGAAGCCAACCGCATGGGTAACCGGAATTCCGAAGAGGAAAACAGGCCCGAAATTCGCCAGAGGGGACCCAACAGACCGACAATACAGCAGCAGAGGGTGTATGTGGAAACCCTACGGAATGCAGACCGCTTTTACAGTGGGGATGAGATGGACACCCAGCAGGAAGCAGTAGCCGAGGATCTGGCTCAGCACGTGGAGGAAGAAACTCTGACTCTCAGTAATAGCCCAAAGGAGGAACATGAGTCATCTGCATCCAACACAGAAATGAAGCACACTCAACCAGCATCTAAGGAGCACAGTGCTAAAAGTGACACTAAAGATAACAAAACGTCAGGAAATACTGAAAGGAATGCG GTAGGTGATTCAGCAAGCATAGGTAAAGCTGCATCCAAGAAAGAAGACCGTGTTGAAAATATTGGCACTCCAGTTCAGGAAACTCCA GTATATATCTACAGTACTAGCCACTCAGTACTACAGAGCACTCAGTACTGCACAGCACTCTGTTCTTAG